TCGATCTCCAGACAGGCGACTTTGTCGGCGCCGAGGCGCTGCTGCGTTGGCGGCACGGGCTGTTCGGGCTCCAGGCGCCCGACACCTTCATTCGTCTCGCTGAGGACACCGGCCTCATCCTCGACATCGGCGCGCGCGGCTTTCGCAAGATTGCGCACTTTGCGGCGCGTGTTAACCGCTCGCGTAGTCGACCGCTGCGCTTCGCAATCAACGTCTCGGCAATCGAATTTACGCATCGCGATATGGTCGCCTTCATCAGTGAAGTTCTTGAGGAGACGGGCGCAGACCCGTCCTGGCTGACGCTCGAGCTCACCGAGCGCCTAATTGCGACGGACTCGCATGACATGCTGACGATCTTCCACCGCGTCCGCGAGCTTGGGGTCGGTTTGTCGATCGACGATTTCGGCACCGAGTATTCGAGCCTACGTTACCTGGAGCGATTTCCAGTGACCGAGGTCAAGATCGACAGAAGCTTCATTTCGAATTTGCAGCACCATTCGTTGAAGCGGATCATCGTTGGCGCGGTTATCGAGCTCGGGGCCGAGCTCGGTATCGACATCGTGGCAGAGGGCATCGAGCAGGAGGGGGAACGCGCGATGCTGCGGTCGATGAACTGCAAGTTAGGCCAGGGGCATCTGTTCAGCCCGCCTCTCAGCGAAGAGCACTTTGCCGTGCTTGCCCGCGACGGCATTCTTCCCCTAAAGGGCAGGAACTGACCAAAAAAAGCGATCGTAGTCAGATGATGCCGGGATTGATGGCAATGTCCCAGCTCTTGTGCCCACTTTGTCACTGGACACGGGAGCCGGTGCGGTCAAATCGTGGTGTTCTCAGCGAGAGCAAGTGCGTCTTCCACGTCAATTCCGAGCTAACAAACGGTATTGTCGATCTTGCTATGGCCGAGAAGGATCTGAACGGCACGGAGGTTGCCGGTTGCCCGTTAGATGATCGATGCCTTCGTCCGCCTCAGCGAGTGGGTACCATACTCAATACGCACTAGGCCCACCGCTGTGACCCAGTCATCGACAAGTCTGGCGTACTGGCGCGTGCTAAGGTCCGTAATGGTTGACCCTGCTAGGAAAGACCTAGTCTTCGATGGTGCCACCTCGTCGATCAAGCCATGCGAGGAGGCTTGCCCGCGTGTCTGCGAGAAGCTCGAACTGAACAGGGCGACCTGTTTTCTGCTGGATCACGGTGGCCCGCGTTCGGATTTGCCCGCCGCTAACGAGATCGCCGATTTTCGGCTGAACCAGGTCGCAGCCTCGGAGCTTGCTGTCGATCGCGAGGTCAAACAGCGCCCCATCTCGCAAGCGGCGTTGCTGATTAAGGTAGAAGCGGATCTCCCAGATCTGCTTCGGCTTCAGAGCGCGTTTTGCCCCGACGGGTCTACCCGCGTTCCAGACCGGACACTTGATGGCGACTATCTCCGTCTCTCGCTTTTCCATGATCATTCTCCAACGGCCGTAACGGCCTTTTGAAGAACGCGGCAGCCTCGCCCTGTGAAGGCTCCTGTCGACCACACCAAGACGTTCTCCCTGATCCGCTCGATCGACGAGTGCCGGCAGGAGTTGCCGTTCGAGTCTCACAATTTGCCGGGCGGCGGGTGACCAAAGTCGGTCGTGGAGTAGATTGCTATCTCGAAACTGGCCCCTCGCGCTTTGCGATCAATGTAGCCATCGGCGTGATAATGTTAACAGCCGCAGACCAAGCAGGATCGACCAAGTTGCGAACAGAGCAAATCCAGGAAATCCGAACAATCCCAAGCCGATATGAAATCGCACGTTGTTTCCATATGCCCTCGGCCCTTCCGAAAAGACGGCAAGGCCTCCGTTGAAAATGAAGTTTAGTCCCACGCCAAGCAGACCGACGCCCGCGACAGCACCCCAGATTCTCATCCATTTGGGCAACGCCATTGGATTGGCCCGGTTGATAGCTATGAGCCATGCGCCAACCAGGCCCATCGGCAGCATGAATAGTATGTCGGAGATGGCGACGTCCACCATTGCTATCAAACGAAGAACACCCACGGCGCCCAACGCAACGACTCCCAGCATAGCCCAATGTCGGGCCACTCCATTCCGACCCACGTCCCAACGATAAAACCAAACCGCAACGGGAACCATCAGGAAGACCTGGGCGGCGGAACACAGAAACTGAGCAGTTAGGAGCAGTTGCCCTCTCGGCGCCACCGCGCCAGACTCCTCCATCTGCAGATCCGGCGACGTAATGTACGTGATCAGGCTTGCGAACGAGCAGATCCCAAGGAGGCCGCTCATGATAGCCAACCACTCGATTGAGCGAGGTAGCGTTTGGCTAATGTTCCTCGAGGGGGAAAGAGCCATCCTGTGTGCTCCAACTTGGACTGTGAGCAGACATAGCACTACCTCTGGGATAACAGCTATCCCGATCTGCCTCCTAGAGCCTGCCTGTCGGCACTCGACCAGAGTCGGTCGTTCAGATCAACCACCGTGGATGTCCGCTTCTGACAGAACCTGCCGAGGGACACCTCTTAGCGGACTGTCAGCTAGGCGCCCTAAACCGGTAGGTACCAGCCGTTTGAGCTCGACGGCAAAGCAGCCATACCCGCTGCCCTCCCTAGCTTCTTGGGCTTCGAAGGCGCCAAGCAGTAAACCGCTAGCGACCCGCCGATCTTGCCCACCGATCAGTTGATCAATTGATCGATTTTAGCTTGCAACGGCGGGGCCAAGAGCAGGATAGCGGGAATGGCGATCACGTATGCGAATCCCCAGGACCGGAGCCAGGCCGACAGAAAGCGATCTGAAAAACCGAGATTGAGAGCCAGAACCGCGAAGGAAATCAGCCCAGTTGTGATTACGCCCATTAGGAGCGCGAAAGCGATCTTTCGTTTCAGCTGAACCTGCACATGTTCCTCCCAGATTGCTGATGAATGAGCGGACTACCCAACGTCGAATGGCGAAGTGCCGGCTGAGCTCAGTTGTGGCGCTCATGGACTCGGGCTTGACGAAGCTAATCTTTCGCGAGTGGGACCGCTGAGACATCCGTCTGCGTGGCTCAGCCGACGTCCAAGACCGCCTGTGCGAACTCTCGCGGCGCTTCTTGCGGCAAGTTGTGGCCAATACCCCCACGGATCGTGCGATGCTCATACCGGGCGGCAAACTTGCGCTCATACGAACCCGGCTCCGGGTGCGGAGCACCATTGGCGTCACCCTCGAGCGTAATCGTTGGGACGTTAATGGCAGGAGAAGCGGCGAGTTTCGCCTCGACAGCGTCATACTTTCGCTCCCCCAGCGCGAGGCCGAGCCGCCAGCGATAATTGTCAATCACGATCGCGACGTGATCCGGATTGCCGAGTGCATCGGCAGAGCGAGCAAAAGTCGCTGCGTCGAATTTCCACGTCGGCGAGGCCGTCTCCCAGATCAGCCGTGCGAAGCCGCTTCGATCAGCCTCATATCCAAGGCGGCCGCGCTCCGTCGCAAAATAATACTGGTACCACCACGAGAGCTCGGCTTTGGGCGGAAGGGGCGCGCGGTTGGCACGCTGGCTGCCGATGAGATACCCGCTGACGGAGACGAGGGCCGTGACGCGCTCCGGCCAGAGGGCCGCGAGTATGCAGGCCGTCCGAGCGCCCCAGTCGCAGCCGGCGACGACCGCCTGCTGTATGCCGAGGGCTCCCAGCAGCGCAATGGCGTCGGACGCGAAGACCGACTGCTGGCCGTTACGCGGCGTGTCGCTGGACACAAAGCGAGTGGCGCCGAAGCCGCGCAAATAAGGAATTATCACTCGGCGACCGGCGGCGGCAAGGATCGGACCCCCTTCAACATAGGTGTGAATGTCGTAAGGCCAGCCGTGAAGAAGCAGGACCGGCGAGCCATCCGCCGGGCCTAGCTCCGCATAACTTACGCTCAGTCCGCCAGCCGTGATCTGCCGCAAGGGCGCGAACGATCGGGCAGTGGTTTGCACCTGCGAGGCGGCAGACTGAGCGCCAGCCGACGAGAGGTCGGCGAATGGGGCAGCGGCGACGCTTAACGCCGCGAGACCCAACAGGCGACGGCGCTCGGGATCGACTTCATGGTGCATCGGACCTCTCCTACGATCATCGCAGTCGTCCCGGTACGCCAACGCCCCGGGATCGGTCCGCCTAGGCAAGCACGGGGTCGGAAGTGTTCGCTGGCGCCTCCACCAGGTTAATCTCCACTTTGATGTTGCCGCGCGTCGCCTTCGAAAAGGGGCAGGTCTGGTGAGCAGCATCGACGATCGCGCGGGCGGTCTGGGCGTCAAGGCCTGGCAAGCTGACGTTGAGCCGGGCCTGCAGGAAGTAAGCGCCCTCCACCCGGCATAGGTCGACCTCTGCGTCGATCGCCAAGTCGTCGGGCAACTTCACGTGCATCGACTTGCCGGCGAGCGCCATCGCGCCCTCGAAGCAGGCAGACCAGCCTGCCGCGAACAGCTGCTCAGGATTGGTGCCGTTGCCGGGAGTGCCTGGCGACGACAGCGTGACCTCGAGCCGCCCGTCGGCGCTGCGCGAGGCGCCATCCCGGCCGCCAGTGGTGTGAGTTTTGGCGGTATACAGCACATGTTCGGAATCCATGATGATCTCCTTCTTCATAAGCGATGAACTTAGCGATAAGCGTAGTCGGACTGGTCCACCGCCACGATGTTGACGTCGGCTTGCAGCGAACCGTCGGGGTTGCGGGGGTAGACGCGCCGCCGGGTGGGAAGCTGGAAGCCATCGACCTCGACATAGTCGGACAGCATGTGTGCCGCATTCGTGCCCGCCCAGACGTCGACGTGATATTCGTGACGGCGAAGAAGGCCATTGTTTGCGAAATAGAAGTGCTGCTCGCGCGAATGGGTGTGCACGTCCGCCGGGAAGAGAGCGCTAATCCCGCGCAGGGTTTCGCCTTCATGCTCGATCGGTGCCAGATCGGTGACCCGGTAGCCGGGTTCGGCCAGGATGAACGGCGCTGAATGGTAGAGCCACATGGCATAGCCGTTGAAGTAGGCGAGGTGCAGCGGATCCCAGGGGGTGTCATAGCCGTGACCGGCGAAGGCGTCTCTCGGCTGGTCACGCTCTGCGATCACCGATCCATCGCTTGCGTCGATCACCACCCGTTCGGGAAGCCAGGTCATCGTCCAGTCGGGCTCGCCGAAGGGCGTCACCGACATCCACTGGCGGCGAAATTCAGTCGTCGCCGAGCGCGGGATCGGCGGCATCGCGACACCCTTGATGCCCCAAAGCTGTCCGCCCGACACGATGGTGGACGAGAGCCCCTCGAGCTTGCGCCAGCGATCGAGACCACCGTGCGCCTCCAGAGCTTCCGCGAGCAGCCGGTTTGCAGGTTGCCCGCTCATCGTTCGGTCTCGCGAAGCGGCCGGAAGGCCGCGCGGATTTCCTGGGCGAACAGCTCCGGCTGCTCCCAGGCTGCGAAGTGACCACCTCGCGTTAGTCGGTTGTAGTAGATGAGCTTCGGGAAGGCCTTTTCCGTCCAGCTTCGCGGTGCAGTGTAGATCTCGTCGGGGAACGCGCTCACCGCGACGGGGATGGTGACGCCCTTGGGTGCGAAGAAGGCGAGCTTGCTCTCCCAGAAGAGCCGCCCGGAGGAGATCCCCGTGCCGGTCAACCAGTAAAGGGTGACGTTATCCAGGATATCGTCGCGGGTAAGGCCTTCGGACTGCCCATTGAACACGCGACCGATGAGTTGCTGGCTGGCGGGGTCGTGGTCGAGCATCCACGCGGCAAGGCCGATCGGTGAGTCCTCTATCCCATAGAGGGTCTGCGGGCGGCTCCCCATTTCCTGTGCGTATCCAACCCGATGCTTGTAGAAGAACTCCAGTTGGTCCCAGGCGTATATTTCATCGCCGCTTAGTCCTGTCGGCGCAGGTCCGCCGGCGAGCGCCGCGGAGATGCCGTCCGGCAGGGTTCCAGGCATGTTGGTGTGGATCCCTAGCAACCCTGGGGGCTGCTGGAGAGCCATCTGCTCGTTGACGGCATCTCCCCAATCGCCGCCCTGCGCCACGTAACGCCGATAGCCAAGACGCGCCATCAGCGTGGCCCATGCACGGGCGACACGCTGGGGATCCCAGCCCAACTCTTCAGGTTTGGCGGAAAAGCCGTAACCGGGCAGCGAGGGGATGACGACATCGAACGCATCCGACGCGTTCCCGCGGTGGGCGGTCGGGTTGGCCAAGGGTTCGATGATCTTGAGTTGCTCGACGATGGAGCCCGGCCAGCCGTGGGTGATGATCACCGGCAGGGCGTTGCGGTTCTTGGACTTAACATGGATGAAATGGATGTCGACGCCGTCGATCTTGGTGACGAACTGCGGGAGTGCGTTGAGGCGGGCTTCGACAGGCCGCCAGTCATACTGGTTCGCCCAATAGTCCGCGAGCTTGTGCATCGTTTCGAGACGCACCCCTTGCGTGTCGTCTAGTACCAGCTCGCGACTGGGCCACCTGGTTGCCGCAACCCGCCGCTTGAGGTCTGCAAGGTCTGCATCGGATGCGTGGAAGCGGAAGGGGCGGATAGTGGAGTCGTTGGCAGTGGCTGTCGAAGTGCGAACCGCGGCCTGAGCGAAGGTGGGGGCCGCGGGGAGGACCATGCCCAATGTTAGGAGTGAGACAGAGACGGTCAGCAGGCGGCGGCGGACGGAAGCCAGGGACGAAGTCGGCACGGCTACTCTCCTTATCAGCAGGGATGAAGATCAGGCGGCGACCGCTGCTGGGCGATAGCGTCCCGCCGGAACAGCGTTGGAGAGATTGGGCACCAGTGCTGCGCGGGCCGCTTCGTAGGCAACCCAGTCCGCCACATCCAATAGCGCCGGGACAGTGACAGTCTCGCCCAGATCGAGCCCGGCCAGTGCGGCGTCGACCATGTCATCAGCGCGCATGGTGATCTCGGCAGGCACCACGGAGAGCGGCACGCCCGACCGATCCCAAAAGTCAGTTTTCGTGGCGCCGGGCAACACCGCCTGGACGCGCACTCCTTTATCGCCGAGCTCCGCATTCAGCGATGCGGTCAGCGCGATCACGTACGCCTTGCTGGCAGCATAGACGCCGTTCAGCAGGAACTCCGGCGCAAGCGCAACGACCGAGGCGATGTTGACGATCGTGCCAGCCCCTCGACCAAGGAAGCCGGGGACGGCGGCGTAAGCCAGCCGGGTAAGCGCCGTCACATTGATGTCGATCATGCGCTCCATCAGGTCGACGTCGGCTTGCCATGTCGGCACCGATGCGCCGATCCCGGCATTGTTGACCAGGAGCGTGACGCTGGCGTCCGTCCTGAGCACCGTCTCGACCCGCCCCAGCTCGGCTTTTTCGCCAAGATCGGCCGCGACAACCTCCACCGCGCGACCCGTCTGATCGGTTATGTGGGCAGCTAAAGCGTCGAGTCGTTGCCTATTGCGGGCAATCAGGACGAGGTTGTAGCCGCGCCGCGCCAGACGATCTGCGTAAATGGCGCCGATCCCTGAGGACGCGCCCGTGACGAGCGCGGTCCCTTTATTGTTACTAAACATAGTGCTGCGTCCTGTAGTTCAAGACAGCATAGCGCTGGCTGACAGACACATGTTAGAATTGCTGGTGCTGTCCTCCTAAGTCGTTTACACCTCGATTTAGGACAACCGATCGGAACTTCTCCGTGCAGCGCGTCGGGTTCATCGTCGTTCCGCAATTCCAAATGATGTCGCTCGCGGCAGCTTCGGTGTTCGAGTTTGCCAACATGAACAGCGACGAAGCACGCTACGAAATCAGCGTGCTGTCCGAGAACGGCAGTCGCGTCGCCTCGTCGCTTGGCATGATGATCGACACAGAGCGTGTGGGTGTGGATCGCTTCGATACGCTGATTATCGGCGGCGGGATCGGTCCGCCGAACGCAAGCGCCGGCCTGATTTCGTTCCTTCGCGAGGCGGCGAGCACTGCCCGGCGGCTCGCGGCGATCTGCAACGGGACGTTTCTACTCGCCGAAGCGGGGCTGCTCGACGGGCGGCGAGCGACCACGCACTGGAGGAACGCTCGCGAGCTTCAGACGCGCTTTCCGGCCGTTGAAGTCGAGGAAGATCGCATCTTCATCATCGACGGCTCGATCTGGACTTCGGCAGGGGCGACTGCGGGGATCGACCTGGCCCTGGCCATGGTCGAAAAGGACCTCGGCGTGGAGGTGGCGCGGCGTGTGGCCAAGTCATTGGTTGTCTATCACCGCCGAGCGGGCGGCCAATCTCAGCACTCGGCGCCGCTTGAGATCGCGCCCAAGTCCGATCGGGTCCAAAATGCGCTCGCTTATGCCAAGCAGAACCTGGCCAGCGTGCTGTCAGTCGAGCTGCTTGCGGACGCGGCTCATCTAAGCCCCCGCCAGTTCAGCCGAACTTTTCTCGCGGAGACCGGGCGCTCGCCGGCCAAGGCCGTCGAGCAGCTGCGGGTCGAGGAAGCGCGCCTGATGATGGAGCAGACTCGCCACTCCATGGACGAGATCGCCCGCGAAACGGGCTTCTCCGATCCCGAGCGAATGCGACGCGCGTTCCTGCGAGCTTTTGGTCAGCCGCCCCAGGCCATTCGCCGCAATGCGCGAGGGGGCGAGGTGGTTCTACTAC
The nucleotide sequence above comes from Novosphingobium sp. 9U. Encoded proteins:
- a CDS encoding DUF2798 domain-containing protein, giving the protein MQVQLKRKIAFALLMGVITTGLISFAVLALNLGFSDRFLSAWLRSWGFAYVIAIPAILLLAPPLQAKIDQLIN
- a CDS encoding alpha/beta fold hydrolase gives rise to the protein MHHEVDPERRRLLGLAALSVAAAPFADLSSAGAQSAASQVQTTARSFAPLRQITAGGLSVSYAELGPADGSPVLLLHGWPYDIHTYVEGGPILAAAGRRVIIPYLRGFGATRFVSSDTPRNGQQSVFASDAIALLGALGIQQAVVAGCDWGARTACILAALWPERVTALVSVSGYLIGSQRANRAPLPPKAELSWWYQYYFATERGRLGYEADRSGFARLIWETASPTWKFDAATFARSADALGNPDHVAIVIDNYRWRLGLALGERKYDAVEAKLAASPAINVPTITLEGDANGAPHPEPGSYERKFAARYEHRTIRGGIGHNLPQEAPREFAQAVLDVG
- a CDS encoding organic hydroperoxide resistance protein; its protein translation is MKKEIIMDSEHVLYTAKTHTTGGRDGASRSADGRLEVTLSSPGTPGNGTNPEQLFAAGWSACFEGAMALAGKSMHVKLPDDLAIDAEVDLCRVEGAYFLQARLNVSLPGLDAQTARAIVDAAHQTCPFSKATRGNIKVEINLVEAPANTSDPVLA
- a CDS encoding epoxide hydrolase family protein, coding for MVLPAAPTFAQAAVRTSTATANDSTIRPFRFHASDADLADLKRRVAATRWPSRELVLDDTQGVRLETMHKLADYWANQYDWRPVEARLNALPQFVTKIDGVDIHFIHVKSKNRNALPVIITHGWPGSIVEQLKIIEPLANPTAHRGNASDAFDVVIPSLPGYGFSAKPEELGWDPQRVARAWATLMARLGYRRYVAQGGDWGDAVNEQMALQQPPGLLGIHTNMPGTLPDGISAALAGGPAPTGLSGDEIYAWDQLEFFYKHRVGYAQEMGSRPQTLYGIEDSPIGLAAWMLDHDPASQQLIGRVFNGQSEGLTRDDILDNVTLYWLTGTGISSGRLFWESKLAFFAPKGVTIPVAVSAFPDEIYTAPRSWTEKAFPKLIYYNRLTRGGHFAAWEQPELFAQEIRAAFRPLRETER
- a CDS encoding SDR family oxidoreductase; the protein is MFSNNKGTALVTGASSGIGAIYADRLARRGYNLVLIARNRQRLDALAAHITDQTGRAVEVVAADLGEKAELGRVETVLRTDASVTLLVNNAGIGASVPTWQADVDLMERMIDINVTALTRLAYAAVPGFLGRGAGTIVNIASVVALAPEFLLNGVYAASKAYVIALTASLNAELGDKGVRVQAVLPGATKTDFWDRSGVPLSVVPAEITMRADDMVDAALAGLDLGETVTVPALLDVADWVAYEAARAALVPNLSNAVPAGRYRPAAVAA
- a CDS encoding GlxA family transcriptional regulator, translating into MQRVGFIVVPQFQMMSLAAASVFEFANMNSDEARYEISVLSENGSRVASSLGMMIDTERVGVDRFDTLIIGGGIGPPNASAGLISFLREAASTARRLAAICNGTFLLAEAGLLDGRRATTHWRNARELQTRFPAVEVEEDRIFIIDGSIWTSAGATAGIDLALAMVEKDLGVEVARRVAKSLVVYHRRAGGQSQHSAPLEIAPKSDRVQNALAYAKQNLASVLSVELLADAAHLSPRQFSRTFLAETGRSPAKAVEQLRVEEARLMMEQTRHSMDEIARETGFSDPERMRRAFLRAFGQPPQAIRRNARGGEVVLLPSLL